GTCCAACCGAGGAGAGTTGAGAGTGATCGAGCTGCGTTTCCCATGGGAAGAGTCAAAACCGTTAAGTTGCTGCGATGCGGAACGAAAATGACGTACCGTGTGTTGGGATCGTTGGCAAACGTGTGGGCCACCCGAGATCAAGACGTCGCCATGGACGCACCGCTGATGAAATACGCCCAGGGGATTGCAGCAAGTGCTGCCGCCAGCCTTTCCCGCGCGTGCGTGATCTGCCTGGGCGGTTCAAGATGAACCTGGAAACACAGCATGTTGATGTGAGAGCTTGTGAACTGCAACACCAAGTGCTCTGTCCCCCTCCTGCACGATGTCAAGGGTAGGCGCGAGCGTTGTGATTCATCGTTACAATCCGATAACTGCGGAACAGCGGCAATTGATAGCACCAAGCGAGCCCATCCCCAATCTCCTCTGAGCGTTCTCCCATGTCCCAGTCCCTGATTCAACCCTCCATTACAATCGCGCTGATGTGGTTCACCACGGCCGCGGGGCTGGCTGAGGAGCGATCGATGATCTTTCCCGGCACCGACTGGCAAGAGGTGTCACCCGAAGCGGAGCAAATCGATCCGGGACGTCTGCAGCACGCAATCGACGGGCTCATGGAGAAGGTCGGCACCGATGGTGTGACGCGAATGGTGGTCCTGCGCAACGGCAGGATCGTTTGGAAAGGTAACGACATCGATCATCGACAGGGCGTTTGGTCATGCACCAAGTCGTTCACAAGCACGGCGTTGGGATTGCTGATCGATGACGGGAAAGTGCAGCTCAAGACGCACGCGGCGGAGTTGCTGCCGACGATGGCGAACACGTATCCCGACGTGACGCTGCGGCACTTCACCACGATGACCTCCGGGTACCGGGCGATCGGCGACGAGCCGCGCGGCGGTTACGCGCACGGTCCAAGCTCGACACCTTTTCTGCCCGGAGACAAGCCGCTGTTTCTCCCCCCTGGATCGCAATTCGCCTACTGGGACTCGGCGATGAATCAATTCGCCAATGCGCTGACCAAAGTAGCGGGCGAGCCGCTCGAGTCACTTTTTAAACGACGCATCGCCGATCCCATCGGTATGGTCCGCGAGGACTGGGACTGGGGTGACCTTGGAGAAGTCAATGGAATCTCCATCAACGGCGGATCGGGTAACAGCAACAAACACATCCAAATCACGGCAAGACAGTTTGCCCGTTTCGGACACCTGTTTCTTAACCGGGGGAACTGGGACGGCAAGCAGCTGATCAGTGATTCCTGGGTACTCGCGGCGACCTCAGCCCAGGTGCCAGCCTCACTGCCGTGGGGACATCCGACGAGCGACATCGACGGCCGCGGTGTCTACGGATTCAACTGGTGGACGAACGGCACGAAGCCCGACGGAACGTGTAAGTGGCCCTCAGCGCCGCTGGGGACATTTGCCGCGGCGGGGTACAACAACAATAAGTGCTTTGTGATCCCAGAGTGGCAAATGGTTGTGGTCCGTCTCGGCCTCGACGGCAACGTCCCCGATGACGTGTGGAACGATTTCTTCGAGCGACTCGCAACGGCGGTCGACTTGGCGCCGCCCAAGCCGAGTGCCCCCTAAACCATGCGACCCACTCGTTGGACAGAAGCGGCCAAACTCAGTGGCGACCACGTTTTTCAGGTCGTTTCTTCGTCTAAATCTTGCCAACGAGGTTCAGAACTTCTCGGCCACGGTAGGTGAGCAGATGGTTTTGCTCGATCCAGGTGATCGCTTGGTCGGGCAAATGGAAATCGCAGGTGACGAAGCCTTCAATCACCGGTTGCTCAACCAGCGTGAACGCTTCAATCGCGTCATTGGCGGTGTCGCTCAGGTGCTCAGCACCTTCCGCGTAAGGTAGCCGATTGATGGAATCGGGAACTTCGATGGGTTGCAGAGCC
Above is a genomic segment from Novipirellula artificiosorum containing:
- a CDS encoding serine hydrolase domain-containing protein; the protein is MSQSLIQPSITIALMWFTTAAGLAEERSMIFPGTDWQEVSPEAEQIDPGRLQHAIDGLMEKVGTDGVTRMVVLRNGRIVWKGNDIDHRQGVWSCTKSFTSTALGLLIDDGKVQLKTHAAELLPTMANTYPDVTLRHFTTMTSGYRAIGDEPRGGYAHGPSSTPFLPGDKPLFLPPGSQFAYWDSAMNQFANALTKVAGEPLESLFKRRIADPIGMVREDWDWGDLGEVNGISINGGSGNSNKHIQITARQFARFGHLFLNRGNWDGKQLISDSWVLAATSAQVPASLPWGHPTSDIDGRGVYGFNWWTNGTKPDGTCKWPSAPLGTFAAAGYNNNKCFVIPEWQMVVVRLGLDGNVPDDVWNDFFERLATAVDLAPPKPSAP